One region of Paralichthys olivaceus isolate ysfri-2021 chromosome 12, ASM2471397v2, whole genome shotgun sequence genomic DNA includes:
- the rlf gene encoding zinc finger protein Rlf produces MAASNVEPEQEWSDRALDTAEDTLVAMETLLATLRAFEDVLRQQETSTASSTEYCDNFCQALIHYAGSRNSMEHGLPLLEVYCLSINCFAAARSHLTAESDKVALVLKRLALSCFELLLSVPENEIPYEAWVQFHHSVQNAHDTLLRYGSTDLQALLQITGEGGAWSNPVLNSLLSGQLTNPEEVDAYITLEGEGFMEMRVKHLEKMGEVAKAVVLAKACTECSFISNQATFRQTYVSLLCHLLPSEEAIMEISRLDCKDVLEITCNLETEGEENTAFILCTTFLTQQLQQQSHYCSWELTQLWSKLQKRIDPSLLSLLERCLQLGAIAKTVHHLLYLVRVIQAEAEDVGVPASVELCVKALQLPKQKDSDTRISVCKTMSCLLPDDLEVLRACQLTEFLLGPSQEVFSCLEELHLRPDQKFDQENEVIPNSLRCELLLALKAYWPFDPEFWDWKTLKYHCVSLLGIIPESEGEEDELVDKHEQFKQEPQEVAVKVETEHQWRSNGSLDGHERQDTKPVSNLEAQGESEAKKRKFCCKICKRSVTETQLVHHSIRHTEDNSHPCPVCLERFESRKELVPHMKQHILSETHLNNNNVKKEDKEKPVEEEDDDIEPGEITIDPSLMLYYKSTHDPDVLEHIVQQAKTVKEKYVDDDEHVTFDYIDQHFKLQNRDEYPCPGTGCTRIFKHSKYLYVHLKSEHKGDENVKYFHQMKDKREKCVFCRRHFVSAYHHRKHRRVHYGELPYMCVVIGCGAQFRTSNELVTHKQTHGFQLNFQCELKGCYVTCSDLGQIYHHEAQHFRDAAFTCSSAECSNYYLSKKEFIKHLSTHNITFSEDDFEAQRKAKRKLFKTVSEPLVRLNKLLDSEEIVSGDILSSPSVSCASPLQESDHKESKPTMTLVAVCFDGSKFTCGFEKCGMTFSRARDVQRHLKCAHPEHLKLENKEYKHEKEQGSKSKGARAETEPDDEEKGNHELSTPFQPVEDGKERNHPKNNETNSSSLQINNDALKEILIGLSKLNLNSSSPQSVSGESTQTDPESNTSQMSLHQAIMAKPPVVLLQKRPPHLPEEKVKIKTEQTSIANEEGGIESLANAKPYICQIEYCDFRTAQSYSLQRHYNTKHGRTVEQARTLTSLKTTCFKPYVCHLCSKSHRQKSVLRAHYLQIHKISSAQVDKVSCGSVSEKQVTNRGLKVKKKEKLQLQPGKKNSTATSENGKKIDNHSPSEEEGEDEADSREEETEEKNTKQVRSTRRLVSKSNLCYILDKFSKPFHCVAKNCDAAFSTQGGLVRHLQLVHHYNRSQLLLEKDFDVHHSPEVKKEPAKKRPPPNSDEPQPQYKCHFANCRASYHLKSSLVRHTRDCHSQPPELIKCKFEGCTKVFCNNEALKKHTLYSHCEYYDSLVVRLQSTHKKSVTGCQKKLIVTPQSSEKEAPGSPTAQASSPESEVTTKSEEVAEQSLEERKTSGEKKKEGTKPLVYRSYEEALQMCQDRCMREAYPCMVQNCDSVVTYVKSLHRHYLRVHRMGREHLVKNQDKLVFNAEKLEALIQRKSARPTVKIECKAEAENTGGQAATMSLLSIKEETLDEDNHHPLGIPEDGEEEEEEVLPPVERNGVLVVADEVLYGEPSTGGHTEDSAAAAHIIPKQDERLSWDKIKPLLRPVTVDLSPPCSLRFTTEESFQDALSNKDGGKMVNGSATAATFAVRQPLKRKNELSEQPSNVIDPQPRSPSPRPFDIAAYKPIGFESSFLKFIQDSSPKDKNPGAVKRRDAFRRSCSVKENNQLGISHTRSRRTHSPLLKPHAMTGDFTSVQNLKSILDKALAGCGDLAIKQLQYLRPVVVLGRPVCTTTLPDLFPSDPNNSKLLLGS; encoded by the exons GAGCTGTTTTGAATTGTTGCTGTCAGTGCCTGAGAATGAAATCCCATACGAAGCCTGGGTTCAGTTTCACCACTCTGTTCAG AATGCCCATGATACCTTATTACGGTACGGCAGTACAGACCTCCAAGCTTTACTCCAGATcacaggagagggaggagcaTGGAGCAACCCCGTTCTCAACTCACTTCTCAGCGGCCAGCTCACCAACCCAGAAGAAG TTGATGCATATATCACCTTGGAGGGCGAGGGCTTCATGGAGATGCGagtgaaacatctggaaaagATGGGTGAAGTTGCCAAGGCTGTGGTTCTGGCTAAAGCCTGCACCGAATGCAGCTTCATCTCCAACCAGGCTACTTTTCGCCAAACATACGTCTCCCTGCTCTGTCACCTGCTGCCCAGTGAAGAAGCCATCATGGAG ATTTCTAGACTTGACTGCAAGGATGTCCTGGAGATCACATGCAACttggagacagagggggaggagaataCTGCCTTCATCTTGTGCACAACTTTCCTGactcagcagcttcagcagcagagtCATTACTGCTCCTG gGAGTTGACTCAGTTGTGGAGTAAACTTCAGAAAAGGATTGACCCCTCGTTGCTGTCTCTTCTGGAACGATGCCTTCAGCTTGGTGCCATTGCCAAAACAGTCCACCACTTGCTTTACCTAGTCCGTGTGATTCAGGCTGAG GCAGAGGACGTGGGGGTACCTGCTTCAGTCGAACTTTGTGTCAAAGCCCTGCAACTTCCAAAGCAGAAAGACTCAGATACAAGGATATCTGTTTGCAAAACAATGTCCTGTCTTCTTCCAGACGACCTTGAGGTGTTGCGTGCCTGCCAACTCACAGAGTTCCTGCTTGGCCCCAGTCAGGAGGTATTCAGCTGTCTTGAGGAGCTGCATTTACGGCCAGACCAAAAGTTTGACCAGGAAAATGAAGTCATTCCCAACTCCCTACGCTGCGAGTTGCTGCTAGCTCTGAAAGCTTACTGGCCTTTCGACCCTGAATTCTGGGACTGGAAGACTCTGAAGTATCACTGCGTCTCACTTCTCGGGATAATCCCAGAGTCAGAAGGGGAAGAGGATGAGTTGGTGGACAAACATGAGCAGTTTAAACAGGAGCCACAGGAAGTCGCAGTGAAAGTAGAAACTGAGCATCAGTGGAGGTCAAATGGAAGTCTTGATGGTCATGAGCGACAGGATACAAAGCCTGTGTCTAACTTAGAAGCCCAAGGGGAATCGGAGGCAAAGAAACGCAAGTTCTGCTGTAAGATTTGTAAGAGGTCGGTCACTGAAACCCAACTGGTTCACCACTCCATtagacacacagaggacaacaGCCACCCGTGCCCTGTGTGCCTGGAAAGGTTTGAGAGCAGAAAGGAACTCGTTCCTCACATGAAACAACACATTCTGAGTGAAACACATCTTAACAATAACAACGTAAAGAAAGAGGACAAGGAGAAACcggtagaggaggaggatgatgacatTGAACCAGGTGAGATCACCATTGACCCTTCTTTAATGCTCTATTACAAATCCACACACGATCCAGATGTGCTGGAGCACATTGTGCAGCAAGCAAAGACTGTAAAAGAGAAGTATGTGGACGACGACGAGCATGTAACCTTCGATTATATCGACCAACACTTCAAACTGCAGAACCGGGATGAGTATCCGTGCCCAGGAACTGGGTGTACTCGAATATTTAAGCATTCCAAGTACTTATATGTCCACTTAAAGTCAGAACATAAAGGCGACGAGAACGTGAAATATTTTCATCAGATGAAAGACAAGCGGGAGAAGTGTGTCTTCTGTAGGCGCCATTTTGTCTCTGCTTACCACCACCGCAAACATCGAAGGGTTCACTATGGTGAGTTGCCTTACATGTGTGTGGTTATAGGCTGTGGTGCTCAGTTCAGAACTTCCAACGAActtgtcacacacaaacagacccaTGGATTTCAGCTCAACTTCCAGTGCGAGCTCAAAGGTTGTTACGTCACTTGCTCTGACTTGGGACAAATCTATCACCATGAAGCACAGCATTTCAGAGACGCAGCATTTACCTGCTCCAGCGCTGAATGtagtaattattatttatccaaAAAGGAATTTATAAAGCATTTATCCACACACAACATTACCTTCTCTGAAGACGACTTCGAGGCTCAGAGGAAGGCAAAGCGGAAACTTTTCAAGACTGTTAGTGAACCACTAGTCCGCCTTAATAAGTTGCTTGATTCAGAAGAGATTGTAAGTGGAGATATCCTGAGCTCTCCCTCTGTGAGTTGTGCCTCCCCTTTGCAAGAGTCTGACCACAAAGAATCAAAACCAACAATGACCTTGGTGGCTGTGTGTTTTGATGGAAGCAAGTTCACCTGCGGCTTTGAGAAGTGCGGCATGACTTTCTCCAGAGCTAGAGACGTTCAGAGACATCTGAAATGTGCCCACCCAGAGCATCTTAAACTGGAGaacaaagaatacaaacatgaaaaagagcAGGGCTCAAAGTCCAAAGGGGCAAGGGCTGAAACTGAGCCAGACGATGAGGAGAAAGGGAATCATGAGCTATCAACACCGTTTCAACCTGTGGaagatggaaaagaaagaaatcatcccaaaaacaatgaaacaaactcTTCAAGCCtccaaataaataatgatgctTTAAAAGAGATTCTCATTGGCCTCAGTAAATTGAACCTGAATTCCTCATCCCCTCAAAGTGTGTCAGGTGAGTCCACTCAGACCGACCCAGAATCTAATACATCACAAATGTCTCTTCATCAGGCGATCATGGCGAAGCCTCCTGTTGTACTGCTCCAGAAGAGACCTCCACACCTGCCTGAGGAAAAAGtcaaaatcaaaactgaacaaacGTCGATAGCCAATGAAGAAGGTGGTATTGAATCATTAGCTAATGCTAAGCCGTATATCTGTCAGATAGAATATTGCGACTTCAGGACTGCTCAGAGTTACAGCTTACAGCGACACTATAACACCAAACACGGTCGAACCGTTGAACAGGCGAGAACGTTGACTTCTTTGAAAACCACATGTTTTAAGCCCTACGTCTGCCATCTTTGTTCCAAGAGTCACagacaaaaaagtgttttgcGGGCCCACTACCTTCAGATACATAAGATAAGTTCGGCACAGGTGGACAAAGTAAGCTGTGGATCTGTGTCTGAAAAGCAGGTGACGAATCGAGGTCTAAaagtgaagaagaaagagaagttgCAGCTTCAACCcgggaaaaaaaactcaaccgcgacaagtgaaaatggaaaaaaaattgaCAATCATTCTCCATCTGAAGAGGAAGGTGAGGACGAAGCAGATAGTCGAGAGGAAGAAACTGAGGAGAAGAATACAAAGCAGGTCAGAAGTACAAGACGTTTGGTATCTAAAAGTAATCTCTGCTATATATTAGATAAATTCAGTAAGCCCTTTCATTGTGTAGCAAAAAACTGTGATGCAGCTTTTTCCACCCAGGGAGGCCTTGTGCGCCACCTACAGTTGGTGCATCATTACAATCGCTCTCAGCTCTTGTTGGAAAAAGACTTTGACGTGCACCACAGTCCAGAAGTCAAAAAAGAGCCGGCCAAGAAAAGGCCTCCTCCAAACTCAGATGAGCCTCAGCCCCAATACAAATGTCACTTTGCCAATTGTAGAGCCTCGTACCACCTGAAAAGCAGCCTGGTGCGTCACACTCGGGACTGCCACTCTCAGCCACCTGAGCTGATAAAGTGCAAGTTCGAAGGCTGCACAAAAGtattctgcaacaatgaagcactgaaaaaacacacactataTAGTCACTGTGAGTACTACGATTCACTGGTGGTACGTCTTCAGAGCACTCACAAAAAGTCTGTTACTGGATGCCAAAAGAAACTCATCGTCACACCACAGAGTTCTGAGAAAGAAGCTCCTGGTTCACCGACGGCGCAGGCTTCCAGTCCCGAATCTGAAGTAACCACAAAGTCAGAAGAAGTGGCAGAGCAGAGTcttgaggagagaaaaacgtctggagaaaaaaagaaagaggggacGAAACCTCTGGTCTATAGGTCTTATGAAGAAGCGCTACAGATGTGCCAAGACCGCTGCATGCGTGAGGCGTACCCTTGTATGGTTCAGAACTGCGATTCTGTCGTCACGTACGTCAAGAGTTTGCACCGCCACTACCTGCGGGTTCACCGCATGGGACGAGAGCATCTTGTTAAGAATCAAGACAAGCTTGTTTTTAACGCTGAAAAGCTGGAGGCACTGATTCAGAGGAAGTCGGCCAGGCCAACTGTGAAGATTGAGTGTAAGGCAGAGGCAGAAAATACAGGGGGGCAGGCTGCAACCATGAGCCTGCTGTCCATCAAGGAAGAAACACTGGATGAAGATAATCACCATCCACTGGGAATTCCAGaggatggggaggaggaggaggaggaggtgctgccACCTGTTGAGAGAAATGGCGTCCTTGTTGTTGCAGATGAGGTGCTGTATGGTGAACCAAGCACCGGGGGGCACACTGAAGACTcggctgcagctgcacacatcATTCCGAAACAGGATGAGAGATTAAGCTGGGATAAGATCAAACCTCTGCTTCGTCCCGTCACTGTCGACCTCTCACCACCATGCTCCTTGCGCTTCACTACTGAAGAGAGCTTCCAAGATGCATTGAGCAACAAGGATGGCGGTAAAATGGTAAACGGCTCAGCAACAGCGGCCACTTTTGCTGTTCGCCAGCCACTTAAAAGGAAAAATGAGCTGTCTGAGCAGCCGTCGAACGTGATAGACCCTCAGCCTCGTAGCCCTTCTCCACGCCCTTTTGACATTGCTGCTTATAAGCCTATTGGCTTTGAGTCCTCATTCCTCAAGTTCATACAAGACTCCTCCCCGAAAGACAAAAACCCAGGAGCAGTGAAACGGCGAGACGCTTTCAGACGCAGCTGCTCTGTTAAAGAGAACAACCAGCTGGGAATCTCTCACACCCGCAGCAGACGCACACATTCCCCTCTGCTGAAGCCCCACGCCATGACTGGGGACTTCACGTCAGTCCAAAACTTGAAGTCCATCCTGGACAAAGCTCTGGCTGGGTGTGGGGACCTGGCCATTAAGCAGCTTCAGTACCTCAGACCTGTGGTGGTCCTGGGGAGACCTGTGTGCACCACCACCCTGCCTGACCTCTTCCCATCAGACCCCAACAACAGCAAACTGCTTCTTGGAAGTTAG